In a single window of the uncultured Pseudodesulfovibrio sp. genome:
- a CDS encoding DUF1328 family protein, whose protein sequence is MLSLTVTLLVIALIAAVLGFGGISAAAAGIAKVVFFIFIVAFLVSLVMGRRRPR, encoded by the coding sequence ATGCTCTCTCTGACAGTGACATTGCTCGTCATCGCCCTGATCGCAGCCGTTCTCGGCTTCGGCGGCATCTCCGCCGCTGCCGCGGGCATCGCGAAAGTCGTGTTTTTCATTTTCATCGTGGCGTTCCTGGTTTCCCTGGTAATGGGACGTCGCAGGCCTCGTTAA
- a CDS encoding Rv0909 family putative TA system antitoxin, which translates to MAIFRKFIIVAMLLSFVAVGYGCQNEGPAEKAGKRIDQSIEKAGDAIEDAGDKIEDAGDKVEDAVDK; encoded by the coding sequence ATGGCAATATTCAGGAAATTTATCATAGTGGCCATGTTGTTGAGTTTCGTCGCGGTCGGTTACGGCTGCCAGAACGAAGGTCCGGCTGAAAAGGCGGGCAAGAGGATCGACCAGTCCATTGAAAAGGCGGGCGACGCCATCGAAGACGCCGGCGACAAGATAGAAGACGCCGGTGACAAGGTAGAGGACGCGGTAGACAAGTAG
- a CDS encoding DUF3096 domain-containing protein, with protein sequence MELNVALQPILSLIAGILILIMPKLLNYIVAIYLIIFGVLGLMH encoded by the coding sequence ATGGAACTGAATGTAGCTCTGCAGCCGATTCTCTCCCTGATAGCGGGTATCCTGATCCTCATCATGCCCAAGCTGCTCAATTACATTGTGGCTATCTATCTGATAATATTCGGTGTGCTCGGATTGATGCACTAA
- the lepA gene encoding translation elongation factor 4 has product MSKIDKIRNFSIIAHIDHGKSTLADRILEITGMVGDREKKDQYLDKMELERERGITIKAQTVRIPYTDHDGQKYVLNLIDTPGHVDFSYEVSRSLAACEGALLVVDSTQGVEAQTLANVYLALDNDLEVIPVLNKIDLPSADPELISKEIEEVIGLDCSNPIMVSAKTGLNVQEVIDAVIHLLPPPKGDPDAPLKALIFDSWYDSYQGVVVLFRIIDGTLKKGHRIKIFSSGKSFEVTRLGAFMPEAKDIKEMGPGEVGFLCASMKELGDAPVGDTITLADNPVAVPYPGFKPVKPMVFSGLYPVEPSEYETLKQALEKLQLNDAAFTYEPETSQALGFGFRCGFLGLLHIEIIQERLEREFEARLITTAPSVIYKVTTVTGEDLIIDNPSKLPDPTRIKAIHEPFVRLEVHVPNEYVGAVLALCEEKRGLQKNIAYITSTRVVITYEIPFAEVMYDFFDKLKSSTKGYASLDYEVIDYREADLVRLDILINGDPVDAFSCIVHRENSARIGRSLALKLKRSIPRQMFEVVIQAAIGNKIVAKERNAPFRKDVTAKCYGGDITRKRKLLEKQKEGKKRMRRMGNVEIPQEAFLSVLKADED; this is encoded by the coding sequence ATGAGCAAGATCGATAAAATACGAAATTTCAGCATCATCGCCCACATTGACCACGGCAAGTCGACGTTGGCGGACCGCATCCTCGAGATCACCGGCATGGTCGGCGACCGCGAGAAAAAGGACCAGTACCTGGACAAGATGGAGCTGGAGCGGGAGCGCGGCATCACCATCAAGGCGCAGACCGTGCGCATCCCGTATACCGATCACGACGGGCAGAAGTACGTCCTGAACCTCATCGACACGCCCGGCCACGTGGACTTCTCCTACGAGGTCTCGCGGTCTCTGGCCGCCTGCGAGGGCGCGCTGCTGGTGGTCGATTCCACCCAGGGCGTCGAGGCCCAGACCCTGGCCAACGTGTACCTTGCCCTGGACAACGACCTCGAGGTCATCCCGGTGCTGAACAAGATCGACTTGCCCAGCGCGGACCCCGAGCTCATCAGCAAGGAGATCGAGGAGGTCATCGGCCTGGACTGCTCCAATCCGATCATGGTTTCGGCCAAGACCGGGTTGAACGTGCAGGAGGTCATCGACGCGGTCATCCATCTGCTGCCGCCGCCCAAGGGCGACCCGGATGCCCCGCTCAAGGCGCTCATCTTCGATTCCTGGTACGACTCCTACCAGGGTGTGGTGGTCCTTTTCAGGATCATCGACGGCACCCTGAAAAAGGGGCACCGGATCAAGATCTTCTCGAGCGGCAAGTCCTTTGAAGTCACCCGGCTGGGCGCGTTCATGCCCGAGGCCAAGGACATCAAGGAGATGGGTCCGGGCGAGGTCGGCTTCCTGTGCGCCTCCATGAAGGAACTCGGCGACGCGCCGGTGGGCGATACCATCACCCTGGCCGACAATCCGGTGGCCGTGCCGTACCCCGGCTTCAAGCCGGTCAAGCCCATGGTCTTCTCGGGTCTGTACCCTGTGGAGCCCTCCGAATACGAGACCCTCAAGCAGGCGCTCGAAAAGCTCCAGCTCAACGACGCGGCCTTCACCTACGAGCCGGAGACCTCACAGGCCCTCGGTTTCGGGTTCCGTTGCGGCTTTCTGGGGCTCTTGCATATCGAGATCATCCAGGAACGCCTTGAGCGCGAGTTCGAGGCCCGACTGATCACCACGGCTCCGTCGGTCATCTACAAGGTGACCACCGTGACCGGTGAGGACCTGATCATCGACAACCCGTCCAAGCTGCCGGACCCGACACGCATCAAGGCGATCCACGAGCCGTTCGTGCGCCTGGAAGTGCACGTGCCCAACGAGTACGTGGGCGCGGTCCTGGCCCTGTGCGAGGAGAAGCGTGGCCTCCAGAAGAACATCGCCTACATCACCTCCACGCGCGTGGTCATCACCTACGAGATCCCGTTCGCCGAGGTCATGTACGACTTCTTCGACAAGCTGAAGTCCTCCACCAAGGGGTACGCCTCCCTCGACTACGAGGTCATCGACTACCGCGAGGCGGACCTGGTCCGGCTGGACATCCTGATCAACGGCGACCCCGTGGACGCCTTCTCCTGCATCGTGCACCGAGAGAACTCCGCCCGCATCGGCCGCTCGCTCGCGCTCAAACTCAAGCGCAGCATCCCGCGCCAGATGTTCGAGGTGGTCATCCAGGCCGCCATCGGCAACAAGATCGTTGCCAAGGAACGCAACGCGCCCTTCCGCAAGGACGTCACCGCCAAGTGTTACGGCGGCGACATCACCCGCAAACGCAAGTTGCTGGAAAAGCAGAAAGAGGGAAAGAAGCGCATGCGCCGCATGGGCAACGTGGAAATCCCCCAGGAAGCCTTCCTGTCAGTACTGAAAGCCGACGAGGACTAG
- the lepB gene encoding signal peptidase I produces the protein MTQSSLKSFRDTLEAIVVALLLAFVIRAFIVQAFKIPSGSMLETLQIGDHLLVSKFSYDVRLPSDIWLDTTDGKVLMKTGDPKRGDIIVFLFPEDETKDFIKRVIGLPGETLEVRDKVVYINGQPLDEPYARHTKADTLPVRDNFGPVVIPEGEYFVMGDNREGSYDSRWWGPVKRSKIVGKALVIYWSWDSLTDIRFNRIGTLLN, from the coding sequence ATGACTCAAAGCTCTCTCAAATCGTTTCGTGATACATTGGAAGCCATCGTGGTGGCCCTGCTCCTGGCCTTCGTCATCCGCGCCTTCATCGTCCAGGCCTTCAAGATTCCGTCCGGGTCCATGCTCGAGACCCTGCAGATAGGCGATCACCTGCTCGTCTCCAAGTTCTCCTACGACGTGCGCCTGCCGTCCGACATCTGGCTCGACACCACGGATGGCAAGGTGCTGATGAAGACCGGCGATCCCAAGCGTGGCGACATCATCGTCTTCCTGTTCCCGGAGGACGAGACCAAGGACTTCATCAAGCGCGTCATCGGCCTGCCGGGCGAGACCCTCGAAGTGCGGGATAAAGTGGTCTACATCAACGGCCAGCCCCTGGACGAACCCTACGCGCGCCATACCAAGGCCGACACCCTGCCCGTACGCGACAACTTCGGCCCGGTGGTCATCCCCGAAGGCGAGTACTTCGTCATGGGCGACAACCGCGAGGGCTCCTACGACTCCCGCTGGTGGGGCCCGGTCAAGCGCTCCAAGATCGTGGGCAAGGCCCTGGTCATCTACTGGTCCTGGGATTCCCTCACCGACATCCGTTTCAACCGCATCGGCACCCTGTTGAACTAG
- a CDS encoding ATP-binding protein, which yields MPQPSEHHLPVKRWTFLILVCWTCVSLFFLEYSFHLLEESTLAQVHTKAQEAFNKDQSFRFWATMHGGVYVPITEATPPNKYLSQIKERDITTPSGRKLTLMNPAYMVRQLNDSFGSLYGAQGHITSLKPLRPENAPDDWERMALHKFENGAAEVYEIQDKGGERFARLMQPMAVTPGCLKCHAHQGYKVGDVRGGVSVSVPIAPFLAAQADLKFKSGLVVSGLWFFGACLVLFGSSLLAQNFRERDILTRNLETAKTSAEAANSAKSVFLANMSHEIRTPLNGIMGMLQLFQSTPLTSEQSEYVDAALQSSQRLTFLLSDILDLSMIEKGVLTFRHEPVEIASIVDAIRTLFTVAAKQKGIDFVLTLDPDVPQRIMSDPTRLQQLLTNLVGNAMKFTPKGRVQLTVHNLKPSPSGQCRLLFVVSDTGEGIADDKITHIFSPFAQASEGYTRNYQGAGLGLAICNRLVDAMGGSLSVSSKLGLGTEVYCSLTFDLVPGDEAAIPDTLPDETRHEYNMAILLAEDDNVSRIAAERLLSKYGCHVTCARDGREALDILKDAHFDLVVMDIQMPVMNGLESTRAIRNGEAGEWCRSIPIIAMTAYAMDSDRKSFDEAGMDGYIPKPVDHDSLLDTLRKYSSSSRP from the coding sequence ATGCCCCAGCCGAGCGAGCATCACCTGCCGGTCAAACGATGGACCTTTCTCATCCTTGTCTGCTGGACATGTGTCAGTCTTTTTTTTCTCGAGTACTCCTTTCATCTTCTTGAGGAATCCACCTTGGCGCAGGTCCACACCAAGGCGCAGGAGGCCTTCAACAAGGATCAATCCTTCCGCTTCTGGGCCACCATGCACGGCGGCGTTTATGTCCCGATAACGGAGGCGACGCCCCCCAACAAATACCTTTCGCAGATCAAAGAGCGGGACATTACCACCCCATCCGGACGAAAGCTGACGCTCATGAATCCCGCCTACATGGTCAGGCAGCTCAACGACTCCTTCGGCTCCCTGTACGGCGCGCAAGGCCACATCACGAGCCTCAAACCGTTGCGCCCGGAGAATGCCCCGGACGACTGGGAGAGGATGGCCCTCCACAAATTCGAAAACGGCGCAGCCGAAGTCTATGAAATTCAGGATAAAGGCGGAGAACGATTCGCCCGCCTGATGCAACCCATGGCAGTTACCCCTGGGTGTCTCAAGTGCCACGCCCACCAGGGCTACAAAGTCGGCGATGTTCGGGGCGGGGTGAGCGTGAGCGTTCCCATAGCGCCTTTTCTCGCCGCGCAGGCCGATCTCAAATTCAAGTCCGGCCTTGTCGTTTCGGGGCTCTGGTTTTTCGGCGCGTGCCTCGTCCTTTTCGGCTCCTCGCTCCTCGCCCAAAACTTCCGGGAACGGGACATTCTTACCCGCAACCTGGAAACAGCCAAGACGAGCGCGGAAGCGGCCAACTCGGCCAAATCCGTCTTCCTCGCGAACATGAGCCACGAAATCCGGACGCCACTCAACGGCATCATGGGCATGCTGCAGCTTTTCCAATCGACGCCCCTTACCTCGGAGCAATCGGAATATGTGGACGCGGCCCTTCAGTCGAGCCAACGGCTGACATTCCTGCTGTCGGATATCCTCGACCTTTCCATGATAGAAAAGGGAGTCCTCACCTTCCGCCATGAACCGGTGGAGATCGCCTCCATCGTCGACGCAATCCGCACCCTGTTCACGGTAGCGGCCAAACAGAAGGGTATCGACTTCGTCCTGACCTTGGACCCGGATGTTCCCCAACGCATCATGAGCGACCCGACGCGTCTCCAGCAGCTGCTCACCAATCTGGTCGGCAATGCCATGAAATTTACTCCCAAAGGTCGTGTGCAGTTGACCGTTCACAACCTGAAGCCGTCGCCTTCGGGCCAATGCAGGCTGCTGTTCGTGGTCAGTGACACCGGAGAAGGCATTGCGGACGACAAGATCACGCACATATTCTCCCCCTTTGCCCAGGCGTCCGAAGGATACACGCGCAATTACCAGGGGGCCGGTCTCGGTCTGGCCATCTGCAACCGGCTGGTGGACGCCATGGGCGGCTCACTGTCGGTCAGCAGCAAATTGGGCCTTGGCACGGAGGTATACTGCAGCCTGACGTTCGACCTTGTCCCGGGCGATGAGGCCGCCATCCCCGACACTCTGCCCGATGAGACCCGGCACGAATACAATATGGCGATCCTCCTGGCAGAGGACGACAATGTCAGCAGGATTGCCGCCGAACGGCTACTGAGCAAGTACGGCTGTCATGTCACCTGCGCAAGAGATGGCCGGGAAGCGCTCGACATCCTCAAAGACGCCCACTTCGACCTCGTGGTCATGGATATCCAGATGCCGGTAATGAACGGGCTTGAGTCAACCAGGGCCATCCGCAACGGCGAAGCCGGAGAGTGGTGCCGCAGCATCCCCATCATTGCCATGACGGCCTATGCCATGGACTCGGACAGAAAGAGCTTCGACGAAGCCGGGATGGACGGCTATATTCCCAAGCCCGTCGACCATGATTCCCTGCTGGACACGTTGCGGAAGTATTCGAGTAGTTCAAGGCCATGA
- a CDS encoding YkgJ family cysteine cluster protein: MAARSRSKTGKAKRSLRRPARNPILSPTSPEAQREALADRLAQETAAAFQAVLHPQDGPADHPVKGLHDAVREAYDVCTAMLDELQLDPPLACKRGCIHCCYNQVALTEPEALFLGLHLLGTRSPERLRELADKAQALADRLKGKSWQEIGMLRHELPCLFLEDGGCSIYPARPLACRGWNSVDEKMCLLSNLSGDALTPIENHPIVREIADGIQSGLLRGSSELGLEAGYLLMARATALLLTGDPEQGVMDTTAEWLDGKPFFGRKARW; the protein is encoded by the coding sequence ATGGCCGCCCGCTCCCGTTCCAAGACCGGTAAGGCAAAGCGTTCGCTTCGGCGTCCGGCCCGCAACCCCATACTCTCCCCGACGTCACCCGAGGCACAGCGCGAGGCTCTGGCCGACCGTCTCGCGCAGGAAACCGCGGCAGCGTTCCAGGCGGTCCTGCACCCGCAGGACGGCCCTGCCGACCATCCGGTGAAAGGGCTGCACGACGCCGTGCGCGAGGCGTACGACGTCTGCACGGCCATGCTGGACGAACTCCAGCTGGACCCGCCCCTGGCCTGCAAACGCGGCTGCATTCACTGCTGCTACAATCAGGTGGCCCTGACCGAACCCGAGGCCCTGTTCCTGGGGCTGCATCTGCTGGGGACTCGCTCCCCGGAGCGGCTGCGGGAACTGGCCGACAAGGCGCAGGCCCTGGCCGACCGTCTCAAGGGCAAAAGCTGGCAGGAGATCGGCATGCTCCGCCACGAGTTGCCCTGCCTGTTCCTGGAAGACGGCGGCTGCTCCATCTATCCGGCCCGCCCCCTGGCCTGCCGGGGCTGGAACTCGGTGGACGAGAAGATGTGCCTGCTCAGCAACCTGTCCGGGGACGCCCTCACCCCAATTGAAAACCATCCCATCGTTCGGGAGATTGCCGACGGCATCCAGAGCGGCCTGCTGCGCGGATCGAGCGAACTCGGTCTGGAAGCAGGCTACCTGCTCATGGCCCGTGCCACGGCTCTGCTCCTGACGGGCGACCCGGAACAAGGGGTCATGGACACCACCGCCGAGTGGCTGGACGGCAAGCCTTTTTTCGGGCGCAAGGCGCGGTGGTAA
- a CDS encoding response regulator: MNNIIRTILVDDEPPARDEMSYLLSSHADIDVVGMAGNAADAVKTIAAKRPDLVFLDIQMPGRDGFSVLQEVMDMESQPLVVFVTAFDQYAIRAFEENAVDYLLKPVDPKRLADSLERVRKRLSASETRESSEVLRRLLAGAGIKSGVTRISVEHSGRNILLSPQEIVYFNYENRRVHAGTRDAVYPCACDLTLDRLEERLEGFPFFRANRSQLVNLALVRTYAPWFNGKYVLTMRDEAETEITVSKARVRPFKDAMEL, from the coding sequence ATGAACAACATCATACGAACCATACTGGTGGACGACGAACCGCCCGCGCGGGACGAAATGAGCTACCTGCTCTCGTCCCACGCCGACATCGACGTGGTCGGCATGGCGGGTAACGCGGCGGACGCGGTCAAGACCATTGCGGCCAAGCGGCCGGACCTGGTCTTTCTGGACATCCAGATGCCTGGCCGCGACGGCTTTTCCGTGCTGCAGGAGGTCATGGACATGGAGAGCCAGCCTCTGGTCGTGTTCGTCACCGCGTTCGACCAGTACGCCATCCGCGCCTTCGAGGAGAACGCGGTGGACTATTTGCTCAAGCCCGTGGACCCCAAACGGCTGGCAGACAGCCTGGAGCGGGTGCGCAAGCGGCTGTCCGCAAGCGAGACCCGGGAGTCGAGCGAGGTCCTGCGCAGGCTGCTGGCGGGCGCGGGCATCAAGTCGGGCGTAACGCGCATCAGCGTGGAGCACTCGGGCCGCAACATCCTGCTGAGCCCCCAGGAAATCGTCTATTTCAACTATGAGAACCGCCGGGTCCACGCCGGAACCCGCGACGCGGTCTATCCCTGTGCCTGCGACCTGACCCTGGATCGCCTCGAGGAGCGTCTGGAAGGGTTTCCCTTTTTCCGGGCCAATCGCTCCCAGTTGGTCAACCTGGCGTTGGTTCGAACCTACGCCCCCTGGTTCAACGGCAAATACGTGCTGACCATGCGCGACGAGGCCGAGACCGAGATCACGGTCAGCAAGGCGCGCGTACGTCCCTTCAAGGACGCCATGGAACTGTAG
- a CDS encoding LytS/YhcK type 5TM receptor domain-containing protein: MNTFEIILTLAERFGLMVGAVFLFMTIMPVRRMHFTSESSKLRTFLVTILFGLLGILGTYTGNAVFDSVANLRAMVVISGGLFGGPVVGIGAGLIAGVHRIVFDLNGFSAYPCGIATAVEGFVAGMIAWKYGDKAMNWRVAAALALVGENMHMGLLLLLSKPFPEAWELVKLIAPPMVLVNAFGAALFVEVINLFSRDRERRESLHAQIILDIANMAVSYLRLGLSLETAAATSEIIYKRVGVAAVAMTDTRDVLAHIGAGDDHHLAGCEIRTNATRDVIRTGKPTFLHSADAIGCNQSDCPMTSAIIVPLKKNDEIVGTLKFYGSRERPLNNTLFEVANGLANLFSTQVELEDIQIKEQMLAHAEIRRLHAQINPHFLFNSLNTITSFCRTNSERARELLMDLSLYMRRNLDLSRGFIPLSEELEQVRSYLAIEQARFGERIQVVSEVEAGCEDWPIPPLTIQPLVENAIRHGVLGREQGGTVRLSARRENGCLEVSVADDGVGMDRETLDRVLNTECADSVTGGIGMRNCLSRMEHIYGRQFAPSVDSTPGQGTTIVLHVPARA; encoded by the coding sequence GTGAATACCTTTGAAATCATCCTGACCCTGGCCGAGCGGTTCGGCCTCATGGTGGGCGCGGTCTTCCTGTTCATGACCATCATGCCCGTGCGGCGGATGCACTTCACCAGCGAGAGCTCGAAGCTGCGCACATTTCTGGTGACCATCCTTTTCGGCCTGCTCGGCATCCTCGGCACCTACACCGGCAACGCGGTCTTCGACTCCGTGGCCAACCTGCGCGCCATGGTCGTCATCTCCGGCGGCCTGTTCGGCGGGCCTGTGGTCGGCATCGGTGCCGGACTCATCGCCGGAGTGCACCGTATCGTTTTTGATCTGAACGGATTCAGCGCCTATCCCTGCGGCATCGCCACGGCCGTCGAAGGATTTGTGGCGGGCATGATCGCCTGGAAATACGGCGACAAGGCCATGAACTGGCGGGTTGCCGCGGCCCTGGCCCTGGTGGGCGAGAACATGCACATGGGGCTGCTGCTCCTGCTGTCCAAGCCGTTCCCCGAGGCCTGGGAGCTGGTCAAGCTCATCGCCCCGCCCATGGTCCTGGTCAACGCCTTTGGCGCGGCCCTGTTCGTGGAGGTCATCAACCTGTTCTCCCGTGACCGCGAGCGGCGCGAATCCCTGCACGCCCAGATCATCCTGGATATCGCCAACATGGCGGTCAGCTACCTGCGTCTGGGGTTGTCGCTGGAAACCGCGGCGGCCACGTCCGAGATCATCTACAAGCGCGTTGGGGTGGCGGCCGTGGCCATGACCGACACCCGCGACGTGCTCGCCCACATCGGCGCTGGCGACGACCACCATCTGGCCGGGTGCGAGATCCGCACCAACGCAACCCGCGACGTTATCCGTACCGGGAAGCCCACCTTTCTGCACAGCGCCGACGCCATCGGCTGCAACCAGTCCGACTGCCCCATGACTTCGGCCATCATCGTGCCGCTGAAGAAGAACGACGAGATAGTGGGTACGCTGAAGTTCTACGGCAGCCGCGAGCGGCCGCTGAACAACACCCTGTTCGAGGTGGCCAACGGACTGGCCAACCTCTTCTCCACCCAGGTGGAGCTGGAGGACATCCAGATCAAGGAGCAGATGCTGGCCCACGCCGAAATCCGTCGGCTGCACGCCCAGATCAATCCGCATTTTCTGTTCAACTCGCTGAACACCATCACCTCGTTCTGCCGGACCAATTCCGAGCGCGCCCGCGAGCTGCTCATGGACCTGTCCCTGTACATGCGCCGCAACCTGGACCTGAGCCGGGGGTTCATCCCCTTGAGCGAGGAGCTGGAGCAGGTGCGCTCCTACCTGGCCATCGAGCAGGCCCGCTTCGGCGAGCGCATCCAGGTGGTCTCCGAGGTGGAGGCCGGATGCGAGGACTGGCCCATCCCGCCGCTGACCATCCAGCCCCTGGTGGAGAACGCCATCCGCCACGGCGTGCTCGGACGGGAGCAGGGCGGCACGGTCCGTCTGTCCGCCCGGCGCGAGAACGGGTGCCTCGAGGTCAGCGTGGCCGACGACGGCGTGGGCATGGACCGCGAGACGCTCGACCGCGTGCTGAACACGGAGTGTGCCGACTCGGTCACCGGCGGCATCGGCATGCGCAACTGCCTCAGCCGCATGGAACACATCTACGGCCGCCAGTTCGCCCCCAGCGTGGACAGCACCCCGGGCCAGGGCACGACCATCGTGCTCCATGTGCCCGCCCGCGCCTGA
- a CDS encoding carbon starvation CstA family protein has product MLFFFGCIALLIAGYFIYGTFVDRVFGSDENRVTPAIAMADGIDYMVMPKWKLIFIQVLDIAGIGPIFGPILGALYGPVAMIWIVIGCIFGGAVHDYFSGMLSIRNNGASIPEVVGEYLGMPARQVMRLFSFILLMLVGVVFVLSPAKLLNGLTGVNTGLLVACIFGYYFLATILPIDKIIGRIYPLLGFLLLAMTTALFVALMFSSHQVLPNLNFSNMHPADKPIWPLLFITISCSAISGFHSTQSPLMARCVENERQGRAVFYGSMIIEGIIGLIWCALGVSFYDNPQALSAVIASGSPSAVVAEVSHSLLGSIGGGLAILAVIVLPITSGDTAFRSTRLIVAETFKMKQEAVSKRLLISVPLFVIGYIISTQNFSTIWRYFGFSNQCLSALVLWASAAYLAQRGKLHWIATLPAVFMTAVCVTFIANAKIGFSLGYDTSVIIGLIGAAIVFALFLFKYVFSGKTTAETSA; this is encoded by the coding sequence ATGCTATTTTTCTTCGGCTGCATAGCCCTGCTCATCGCGGGTTATTTCATTTACGGCACGTTCGTTGACCGTGTCTTCGGTTCGGACGAGAACCGTGTCACCCCGGCCATCGCCATGGCCGACGGCATCGACTACATGGTCATGCCCAAATGGAAGCTCATCTTCATTCAGGTGCTCGACATCGCGGGCATCGGCCCCATCTTCGGCCCCATCCTGGGTGCGCTTTACGGCCCCGTGGCCATGATCTGGATCGTCATCGGCTGCATCTTCGGCGGCGCGGTGCACGACTACTTCTCCGGCATGCTCTCGATTCGTAACAACGGAGCATCCATCCCCGAGGTGGTCGGCGAATATCTCGGCATGCCCGCCCGTCAGGTCATGCGCCTGTTCTCGTTCATCCTGCTCATGCTCGTGGGCGTCGTCTTCGTGCTCTCCCCGGCCAAGCTTCTGAACGGCCTGACCGGCGTCAACACCGGCCTGCTGGTCGCCTGCATCTTCGGTTACTACTTCCTGGCCACCATTCTGCCCATCGACAAGATCATCGGCCGCATCTACCCGCTGCTCGGCTTCCTGCTCCTGGCCATGACCACCGCCCTGTTCGTGGCGCTGATGTTCTCCAGCCACCAGGTGCTGCCGAACCTGAACTTCAGCAACATGCATCCGGCCGACAAGCCCATCTGGCCGCTGCTCTTCATCACCATCTCCTGCAGCGCCATCTCCGGCTTCCACTCCACCCAGTCCCCGCTCATGGCGCGCTGCGTCGAGAATGAGCGCCAGGGTCGCGCCGTGTTCTACGGTTCCATGATCATCGAAGGCATCATCGGCCTGATCTGGTGTGCGCTGGGCGTGTCCTTCTACGACAACCCGCAGGCTCTGTCCGCGGTCATCGCTTCCGGCTCCCCGTCCGCGGTCGTGGCCGAGGTCTCCCACTCCCTGCTCGGCTCCATCGGCGGCGGCCTGGCCATCCTGGCCGTCATCGTCCTGCCGATCACCAGCGGCGACACCGCGTTCCGGTCCACCCGCCTGATCGTGGCCGAGACCTTCAAGATGAAGCAGGAGGCCGTCAGCAAGCGTCTGCTGATCTCCGTGCCGCTGTTCGTCATCGGCTACATCATCTCCACCCAGAACTTCTCGACCATCTGGCGGTACTTCGGCTTCTCCAACCAGTGCCTGAGCGCCCTGGTCCTGTGGGCGTCCGCCGCCTATCTGGCCCAGCGCGGCAAGCTGCACTGGATCGCCACCCTGCCCGCCGTCTTCATGACTGCGGTCTGCGTGACCTTCATCGCCAACGCCAAGATCGGTTTCAGCCTGGGTTACGACACCTCCGTGATCATCGGCCTGATCGGTGCCGCGATCGTCTTCGCCCTGTTCCTCTTCAAGTACGTCTTCTCCGGAAAGACCACAGCGGAAACCTCCGCCTAG